In the genome of Candidatus Saccharibacteria bacterium oral taxon 488, one region contains:
- a CDS encoding class II fructose-bisphosphate aldolase: MGLTISDIRRNTTHARHLMQRTRAQHFAVGAFNIDNQETLIAVARAAQKLQSPVLVEVSDAEVKAMGLENVRDLVDNYKAEYGIEMYLNLDHGPTVEGCKRAIDAGYEFVHIDISQANHDASDEEIIAKTREVVEYAKFTGALVESEPHYFWGSSNVHTEAIDYEEIKKTFSTPEGARAFVEATGIDTFAAAVGNLHGLYPVPKVLDLELLARIREALHCQISLHGGSGTPLHYFKDAAKIGVSKININSDMRYAFRTTLEKTLRENPNEYAIVKLMPPVYAAVQEVVEAKIQAFDSAGKAVV, from the coding sequence ATGGGACTGACAATTTCTGACATTCGGCGCAATACCACGCATGCGCGCCATTTGATGCAGCGGACACGGGCGCAACATTTTGCGGTCGGGGCGTTTAATATTGATAATCAAGAAACGCTGATCGCGGTAGCGCGCGCGGCGCAGAAACTCCAATCGCCGGTGCTGGTGGAAGTATCGGATGCTGAAGTTAAAGCCATGGGGCTGGAGAACGTGCGCGATTTGGTGGATAATTATAAGGCTGAATACGGCATCGAGATGTATTTGAACCTGGATCACGGGCCAACGGTCGAGGGTTGCAAGCGGGCGATTGACGCGGGTTATGAGTTTGTGCATATCGATATTTCCCAGGCAAATCACGATGCCTCGGATGAGGAAATCATCGCCAAAACTCGCGAAGTTGTCGAGTACGCCAAGTTCACCGGCGCGTTGGTAGAGTCGGAGCCGCATTATTTTTGGGGTTCGTCAAACGTCCATACCGAGGCGATTGACTATGAAGAAATTAAGAAAACTTTCTCTACGCCAGAAGGTGCGCGGGCATTTGTTGAGGCAACGGGGATCGACACATTTGCAGCGGCAGTGGGGAATTTGCATGGGTTGTATCCAGTGCCGAAAGTTTTGGATTTGGAATTATTAGCACGTATCCGCGAAGCGCTGCACTGCCAGATTTCGCTCCATGGCGGATCAGGCACGCCGCTGCATTATTTTAAGGATGCGGCGAAAATTGGCGTTTCTAAAATTAACATTAATTCCGACATGCGCTACGCCTTTCGTACGACGCTGGAAAAGACCTTGCGCGAAAATCCGAATGAATACGCCATCGTCAAACTAATGCCACCAGTGTACGCGGCCGTTCAGGAAGTAGTTGAGGCGAAAATTCAAGCCTTCGATTCAGCCGGAAAGGCGGTGGTGTAA
- a CDS encoding transketolase family protein: MSMLRDDWRAGNTASMRLGFGHGLVHTAMNNSQVVALSADLAESVGFGEFTERIGAPRFIEVGVAEQNLVTVASGLAAMGNIPFAASYAAFSPGRNWEQIRTTICLNDQPVKLVGSHAGLNVGADGATHQMLEDIALMRSLPNMVVLAPGDAYEAEMMAAVMAADSRPNYVRLPRADMPLFLDGEVAIGRASVLRQGTDVALLGTGTMTYQLLMAAEQLAYAGVQVEVVHFSTIKPLDEAAVVAAAQKCGRVVTAEEGQIAGGFGSAVAEVLSEKLPVKIKRIGVRDQFGESGSVAELWQKHGLDVETIVRHVKDNLSFI, encoded by the coding sequence ATGAGCATGTTGCGGGATGATTGGCGTGCGGGAAATACCGCATCGATGCGGCTCGGTTTTGGCCATGGGTTAGTTCACACAGCAATGAACAATAGTCAGGTTGTGGCACTAAGCGCCGACTTGGCGGAAAGTGTTGGCTTTGGCGAATTTACCGAGCGAATCGGTGCGCCGCGGTTCATTGAGGTTGGTGTGGCAGAGCAAAATCTGGTGACTGTGGCGTCAGGACTAGCAGCGATGGGTAATATTCCGTTTGCAGCCAGTTATGCGGCGTTCAGTCCGGGGCGTAATTGGGAACAAATTCGGACGACGATTTGTCTGAATGACCAGCCAGTCAAGCTGGTCGGTTCGCACGCCGGGCTGAATGTCGGTGCGGACGGCGCGACGCACCAAATGCTGGAAGATATCGCGCTGATGCGGAGTCTGCCAAACATGGTGGTCTTGGCACCGGGTGATGCCTACGAGGCCGAAATGATGGCAGCAGTGATGGCGGCTGATTCGCGGCCAAATTACGTGCGATTGCCGCGAGCTGACATGCCGCTGTTTTTGGATGGTGAGGTGGCTATCGGCCGAGCGTCCGTACTGCGCCAAGGCACTGATGTGGCGTTACTAGGTACTGGCACGATGACGTATCAACTCCTCATGGCGGCGGAACAATTGGCGTACGCCGGCGTTCAGGTAGAAGTCGTGCATTTTAGCACTATCAAACCGCTAGACGAAGCAGCGGTCGTTGCTGCCGCCCAAAAATGCGGCCGCGTGGTGACAGCAGAAGAAGGGCAAATTGCCGGCGGATTTGGCAGCGCGGTGGCGGAAGTGCTCAGCGAGAAATTACCAGTCAAAATAAAGCGCATCGGCGTCCGCGACCAGTTCGGCGAAAGCGGCTCGGTAGCTGAATTATGGCAAAAGCATGGACTAGATGTTGAAACAATTGTCCGGCACGTAAAAGATAACCTGTCATTTATTTAG
- a CDS encoding transketolase, producing MSQLTTGQLEKKAQELRQLIIRQVTAAGSGHVAGPLGFADVMAVLYFRILRLRPEEPDWPDRDLFVMSNGHYAPLLYAAMAMRGFLSESELMSLRQFGSRLQGHPERVKLPGLETTSGPLGCGLSQAAGMAYHLQYLQNSERFIYCSLGDGELNEGNIWEAAMFAAKYKLGRLITIVDRNTIQIGGDTEKVMPLNDLGEKWRSFGWQVQEIDGHDVARIIAAIEAAQAVREQPSVIIAHTVPGRGVDFMEGDYRWHGKAPNAEQAVAALTQLGLLAKKQSEEGVGV from the coding sequence ATGAGCCAACTCACGACTGGCCAGCTAGAAAAGAAGGCGCAAGAGTTACGGCAGCTGATTATTCGCCAAGTGACGGCTGCTGGTAGTGGTCATGTGGCGGGACCGCTGGGGTTTGCTGATGTGATGGCGGTACTGTATTTTCGGATTCTTAGATTGCGGCCAGAAGAGCCGGATTGGCCTGATCGCGATCTGTTCGTCATGAGTAATGGCCATTATGCACCACTGCTATACGCGGCGATGGCGATGCGCGGATTTTTATCGGAATCAGAGTTAATGAGTTTGCGGCAGTTTGGCTCGCGGCTACAAGGGCATCCGGAGCGGGTAAAATTACCAGGGCTAGAGACGACGAGCGGGCCGCTTGGCTGCGGTCTCAGTCAGGCTGCTGGCATGGCATATCATTTGCAGTATTTACAGAATTCGGAACGCTTCATATATTGTAGTTTAGGTGACGGTGAACTTAATGAAGGCAATATTTGGGAGGCGGCGATGTTTGCAGCCAAGTATAAATTAGGCCGGCTAATCACTATCGTTGATCGTAATACTATTCAAATTGGCGGCGATACAGAAAAAGTCATGCCGCTGAATGATTTGGGTGAGAAGTGGCGCAGTTTTGGTTGGCAGGTGCAGGAAATCGACGGGCATGACGTGGCGCGAATTATCGCGGCAATTGAAGCAGCACAGGCAGTACGCGAGCAACCGAGCGTGATTATCGCGCATACGGTACCTGGGCGCGGCGTTGATTTTATGGAGGGCGATTATCGATGGCACGGCAAGGCGCCAAATGCCGAGCAGGCCGTCGCGGCGCTGACACAATTGGGTTTACTGGCTAAGAAACAGTCGGAAGAGGGGGTGGGCGTATGA
- a CDS encoding RpiB/LacA/LacB family sugar-phosphate isomerase has protein sequence MKIYLGSDHRGFALKEKVFAYLAKSGYAVEDVGGRELNPDDDFPQFAAAAALRVIGDGEDDPRAILICGGGQGMCIAANRFKGIRASVIWDAHEARMTRRDNNSNVLCLPARVLEDNEAAWKGIVETWLNTAYADAPRYNRRNAQLDEIV, from the coding sequence ATGAAGATTTATCTTGGTTCAGATCATCGCGGGTTTGCGCTGAAAGAAAAAGTATTTGCGTATTTGGCGAAAAGTGGCTACGCAGTCGAGGATGTCGGTGGTCGTGAGCTTAATCCTGATGACGACTTTCCACAGTTTGCGGCAGCGGCAGCGCTGCGAGTGATTGGTGATGGCGAGGATGATCCACGGGCAATTTTAATTTGCGGCGGCGGTCAGGGTATGTGTATAGCGGCGAATCGTTTTAAGGGGATCCGCGCCAGTGTTATTTGGGATGCACATGAAGCTAGGATGACACGGCGTGACAATAATTCGAATGTACTGTGTCTGCCGGCTAGGGTCCTCGAGGATAACGAGGCTGCCTGGAAGGGTATTGTTGAAACGTGGCTCAATACTGCATACGCGGATGCCCCGCGGTATAATCGGCGCAATGCGCAACTGGATGAAATCGTATGA
- a CDS encoding DUF1524 domain-containing protein, with protein MATKKIRRRQIMVLLVMAVAGAVVWAVQLQQPRVAPTSPSMQQQLFGDSNAQAELAKLEVKGRAPKTGYSRKQFSDGWGKMSGCSVREVILARDLTETKIDDKCRVLAGTLRDPYTGRTIKFQRGPETSSKVQIDHVVALSDAWQKGAQQLPREEREKLANDPLNLLAADGPANQAKGDGDAATWLPPNKPFRCQYIERQVAIKRKYRLWVTNAEKEAMGKVLAGCGST; from the coding sequence ATGGCGACGAAGAAAATTAGACGGCGGCAGATAATGGTACTGCTTGTCATGGCGGTGGCGGGTGCAGTAGTGTGGGCGGTGCAGCTGCAGCAGCCGCGGGTTGCACCGACTTCGCCGTCCATGCAGCAGCAATTGTTTGGTGACTCAAACGCCCAGGCGGAGTTGGCAAAACTAGAGGTTAAAGGTCGTGCGCCCAAAACAGGCTATAGCCGCAAACAATTTAGTGATGGTTGGGGTAAAATGAGCGGCTGTTCGGTGCGCGAAGTGATTTTGGCGCGGGACTTAACGGAAACAAAAATTGACGATAAATGTCGCGTGTTGGCCGGGACGCTACGTGACCCGTATACCGGCCGGACGATCAAGTTTCAGCGCGGGCCAGAAACCTCGTCGAAAGTACAAATTGATCACGTGGTGGCGTTAAGTGATGCGTGGCAGAAAGGTGCACAGCAACTACCACGTGAGGAGCGAGAAAAATTGGCAAACGACCCGCTGAATTTGTTGGCTGCTGACGGTCCGGCCAACCAAGCCAAAGGCGATGGCGACGCGGCAACCTGGCTGCCTCCTAACAAACCGTTTCGCTGTCAGTACATTGAACGGCAGGTGGCGATCAAGCGTAAATATCGTCTGTGGGTAACAAATGCAGAAAAAGAGGCGATGGGTAAGGTGTTGGCTGGCTGCGGCTCGACGTAA
- a CDS encoding aminopeptidase, with the protein MKTVPRLLDTFIPHHYALTLDLTRAEEKAFSGTVIISGESTGESISLHSKELTIHSALIDDQPAEFSHGEFDELRLSCPELSSGQHVVRIEFSGTITDAMHGLYPCYFTHDGVKKQLLATQFESHHAREVFPCVDEPAAKATYDLMLITKPGLTTLSNMPVKLSEEKNGLMTTCFEQTPRMSSYLLAFVVGELHKKTAHTTSGVEVNIWATPAQSEETLDFALDIATRSIDFYDEYFGVPYPLPKSDHVALPDFSSGAMENWGLITYRESCLLADPKLTPESSKRFIATVIAHELSHQWFGNLVTMQWWNDLWLNESFANMMEYVAVDALHPEWRMWEDFATSEVTAALRRDSLDGVQPVQADVNHPDEISTLFDPAIVYAKGGRLLVMVRRLIGEEAFRAGLKSYFEKFAYQNTVGDDLWQELETASSQPIVNLMNTWISQPGLPIVQVEQNNSGEQPTATLRQERFFIGNHQPSDALWPIPLFANQPLDDILTEREKIFTANGDVRLNCGLNGHFVTHYDSATRDRLIEKAAELPTLDKICLLQDMTLLARSGRESSAALLPLARVFQHETNERVFNKAGTNLVELRKFVDDNEAGHARLKQISVEFARDTFMELGWDEQDGESDDDRERRTAALGLMLYGEDPAALAEAKRRFDETNSDDLPAEIRPLIINANVRYFETPEMIDKLFTIYQNTPSADLQVDIALSLTSTKNPVTAERILTAIKDADIIRPQDASRWFIYLIRTRENRKIAWNWLKENWSWVKDTFGGDKSYDNFIRYAASALLTRDELNDFTEFTTPLRAEPALTRTIDLGIREIAGRVALIERDQAAVIDALSN; encoded by the coding sequence ATGAAAACAGTTCCACGCTTACTCGACACCTTTATACCACATCATTACGCATTAACCCTCGACCTAACACGCGCCGAAGAAAAAGCGTTTTCTGGCACAGTGATTATTTCTGGCGAGTCAACTGGCGAGTCAATTTCGCTGCATTCTAAAGAATTAACTATTCATTCAGCGTTGATTGACGATCAGCCAGCTGAGTTTTCTCACGGTGAATTTGATGAGTTACGCCTATCGTGCCCAGAATTATCCAGTGGCCAGCATGTCGTTCGCATTGAGTTTTCTGGCACCATCACCGACGCCATGCACGGACTGTATCCGTGTTACTTTACGCATGACGGTGTCAAAAAGCAGCTGCTTGCCACCCAGTTTGAATCGCACCATGCCCGCGAGGTCTTTCCGTGTGTTGATGAGCCAGCTGCCAAAGCTACATATGATTTAATGCTAATAACTAAGCCTGGACTGACCACACTCAGCAACATGCCAGTAAAATTGTCTGAAGAAAAAAACGGCTTGATGACAACATGTTTTGAACAAACGCCGCGTATGAGCAGCTACCTACTCGCCTTTGTCGTCGGCGAATTACATAAGAAAACCGCCCATACCACCTCCGGCGTTGAAGTTAATATTTGGGCCACACCAGCCCAAAGCGAGGAGACGCTGGATTTTGCGCTGGACATCGCCACGCGCTCCATTGATTTTTATGATGAATACTTTGGCGTGCCATATCCGCTGCCAAAGTCTGACCACGTGGCGCTGCCAGATTTCTCGTCGGGTGCCATGGAAAACTGGGGACTCATCACCTACCGCGAAAGTTGCTTGCTGGCTGACCCGAAATTAACGCCAGAATCATCCAAGCGCTTCATCGCCACCGTCATCGCTCACGAACTCAGCCATCAATGGTTTGGCAACTTAGTGACCATGCAGTGGTGGAATGACCTGTGGCTAAATGAGAGTTTCGCGAATATGATGGAGTATGTGGCGGTCGACGCACTACACCCTGAGTGGCGGATGTGGGAGGATTTTGCGACGAGCGAGGTCACCGCGGCGCTGCGGCGCGACAGCTTGGATGGTGTGCAGCCAGTGCAGGCCGATGTTAATCACCCAGATGAGATCAGCACTTTGTTTGACCCGGCGATTGTCTACGCTAAAGGTGGGCGGCTGCTGGTGATGGTGCGGCGGCTAATCGGTGAGGAGGCATTTCGCGCAGGACTAAAGTCATATTTTGAAAAATTCGCCTACCAAAACACTGTTGGCGATGATTTATGGCAGGAGCTAGAAACCGCCAGCAGCCAGCCGATTGTTAATTTGATGAATACCTGGATTTCGCAGCCAGGACTACCAATTGTGCAAGTTGAGCAGAACAACTCCGGCGAGCAACCGACCGCTACCCTCCGCCAAGAACGATTTTTCATCGGCAACCATCAGCCATCCGACGCCTTGTGGCCGATTCCGCTGTTCGCCAATCAGCCGCTTGATGATATTCTGACTGAGCGCGAGAAAATATTTACGGCAAATGGCGACGTTCGGCTGAACTGCGGACTGAACGGACATTTCGTAACGCACTATGACTCAGCAACACGAGATCGATTAATCGAAAAGGCAGCAGAATTACCGACGTTAGATAAAATTTGCTTGTTGCAAGACATGACGTTGTTGGCGCGGTCTGGACGAGAAAGTTCGGCGGCACTGCTGCCGCTGGCACGCGTTTTTCAGCACGAGACCAATGAAAGAGTCTTTAATAAAGCCGGGACAAATTTGGTGGAATTACGCAAATTCGTCGACGACAATGAAGCAGGACACGCTCGGCTAAAGCAGATTTCTGTTGAATTTGCCCGCGATACATTCATGGAACTTGGCTGGGATGAGCAGGACGGCGAATCTGATGACGATCGCGAGCGGCGCACGGCAGCGCTAGGTTTGATGTTATACGGCGAGGATCCGGCAGCGCTCGCGGAGGCCAAAAGACGCTTTGATGAGACTAACTCAGATGATTTACCAGCTGAGATTCGCCCGCTGATTATCAATGCCAATGTCAGATACTTCGAGACGCCAGAAATGATTGACAAACTTTTTACGATATATCAGAATACGCCGTCAGCCGACCTGCAAGTTGATATCGCGCTAAGCCTGACCTCGACGAAGAATCCAGTGACTGCCGAGCGAATTTTAACGGCGATCAAGGATGCTGACATTATCCGCCCGCAAGATGCCAGCCGCTGGTTTATTTACCTCATCCGCACGCGAGAAAACCGGAAAATTGCCTGGAACTGGCTGAAAGAAAATTGGTCGTGGGTGAAAGACACCTTTGGCGGCGATAAAAGCTACGATAATTTTATCCGCTACGCTGCCAGCGCTCTGTTGACCCGCGATGAGTTAAACGATTTTACCGAATTTACCACGCCGCTGCGCGCCGAACCAGCCCTAACCCGCACCATCGATCTGGGCATCCGCGAGATTGCCGGCAGAGTAGCACTGATTGAGCGGGATCAGGCGGCGGTTATTGATGCACTTAGTAATTAG
- a CDS encoding ribonuclease HII, which produces MILGIDEVGRGPWAGPLVVGAVILGGVEIEGLDDSKKLTKKRREALDEVIREQAAAWALGWVSAGKLDEVGMSQALRLATRRAVQQIQSQCKEKNLAFDEIIIDGTVNFLADTALERYVTAMAKADGLIPSVSAASIIAKVARDQFMAEQDAVYPGYGFASNAGYGVAKHRAAIERLGVTPLHRLSFAPLQKYVEVGLLPSSSRVHSSLAFPPEMARERSAETSALRERSTASVGGDSEPVARLSTTRDIGNAGEQAAADQLVADGHEIIVRNWRTRYCEIDIISMKDDVLYFTEVKYRKNDDFGDGLAAITAKKQRQMRFAAELFIVKHPQYEGRDMQILAIAVDGEQSGKQSVVID; this is translated from the coding sequence ATGATCCTCGGCATTGATGAAGTCGGACGTGGGCCGTGGGCGGGGCCGCTGGTGGTGGGCGCGGTGATTTTGGGTGGTGTCGAGATTGAGGGTTTGGATGATAGTAAAAAGTTGACTAAAAAACGCCGCGAGGCTTTGGATGAGGTGATTCGCGAGCAGGCGGCTGCGTGGGCGCTGGGCTGGGTGAGCGCTGGAAAATTGGACGAGGTTGGTATGAGTCAGGCGCTGCGATTGGCAACGCGGCGAGCGGTACAACAAATTCAGTCGCAGTGCAAGGAGAAGAATTTGGCATTTGATGAAATTATCATTGACGGAACGGTCAATTTTCTGGCGGATACGGCGCTGGAGCGATACGTGACGGCGATGGCCAAGGCCGACGGTTTGATTCCCAGTGTGTCGGCGGCGTCGATCATCGCCAAAGTGGCGCGCGACCAGTTTATGGCCGAGCAAGATGCGGTCTATCCAGGATATGGTTTCGCGTCAAATGCTGGCTATGGCGTGGCCAAGCATCGTGCGGCAATTGAGCGGTTGGGCGTGACGCCGCTACATCGGCTGAGTTTTGCGCCGCTACAGAAGTATGTGGAGGTAGGTTTGCTACCATCCTCCTCCAGAGTACACTCTTCACTCGCATTTCCACCGGAGATGGCTCGTGAGCGTTCGGCTGAAACGTCCGCTCTTCGCGAACGTTCCACAGCCTCTGTCGGAGGAGATAGCGAACCCGTTGCTCGCCTATCCACTACTCGCGACATTGGTAATGCAGGCGAGCAAGCAGCAGCGGATCAGCTAGTGGCGGACGGACACGAGATCATCGTCCGCAACTGGCGGACGCGGTACTGTGAAATTGATATTATTAGCATGAAAGATGATGTGCTGTACTTCACCGAGGTCAAATACCGTAAGAATGATGACTTTGGCGATGGGCTGGCGGCGATTACTGCCAAAAAACAGCGACAAATGCGTTTTGCGGCGGAGCTATTCATAGTAAAACATCCGCAATATGAGGGACGCGACATGCAGATACTAGCGATAGCTGTTGATGGAGAGCAGAGCGGCAAGCAATCTGTCGTTATCGACTAG
- the rplS gene encoding 50S ribosomal protein L19 encodes MSFDLINKVNQAQKKQAVVDARSGDTVRVYQKIKEGNKERIQMFEGVVIRTDNKGSHTSRITVRKIASGVGVEKSFLLHSPLIEKVEIVRRAKVRRKFLSFLRKRSGKSARLTAKNFDRAAVNNVHDAKAEAEAERLKEEAAQAAAAKQAEKDAAQAELDAKAAEVEARHKEA; translated from the coding sequence ATGAGTTTTGATCTAATCAACAAAGTCAATCAAGCACAGAAAAAGCAAGCAGTTGTTGATGCCCGCAGCGGTGACACCGTTCGTGTTTACCAGAAGATTAAAGAAGGCAATAAAGAGCGTATCCAGATGTTTGAAGGTGTGGTTATTCGCACTGACAACAAAGGCTCGCACACCTCACGCATCACCGTTCGTAAAATCGCCTCAGGTGTTGGTGTGGAAAAATCATTCTTGCTGCACAGCCCACTGATTGAAAAGGTGGAAATCGTCCGCCGTGCCAAGGTTCGCCGCAAGTTCCTCAGCTTCCTACGTAAGCGTTCTGGTAAATCAGCTCGCCTGACCGCCAAGAACTTTGACCGTGCTGCTGTTAATAATGTGCACGATGCTAAAGCTGAGGCTGAGGCGGAGCGCCTGAAAGAAGAAGCTGCACAAGCTGCCGCTGCCAAACAAGCTGAAAAAGATGCTGCTCAGGCAGAACTTGACGCCAAGGCTGCTGAAGTAGAAGCTCGCCATAAAGAAGCGTAA
- a CDS encoding NAD-dependent malic enzyme — translation MDYNILALELHKKYKGKITTSLRDQEELDRDKLSAYYSPGVGAVSQAIAENPADLPKYTWTNNLVGVISDGSAILGLGDLGPKAAMPVMEGKALLFKHFAGVDAVPIVLDVHQPEDIITAVKAIAPSFGAINLEDIAAPKCFEIEERLKAELDIPVFHDDQHGTAVVVLAGLINAAKLTGRNLADCKFVVIGAGAAGTAIIKLLHLYGARNIVAVDSRGIVGSSRTDLNAEKTALLEYIDASQTGSIEDAITDADVFIGVSRAGLLTPELVQKMADNPIIFALANPVPEIMPDVAREAGVAVIATGRSDFPNQINNSLAFPGIFRGALDHGVKKITDQHKLAAAEALAGLVENPTAEEVIPSPFDERVAPTVARVIT, via the coding sequence ATGGATTACAATATATTAGCACTTGAACTACACAAAAAGTATAAGGGTAAAATCACCACTAGCTTGCGCGACCAGGAGGAACTCGACCGCGACAAACTGAGCGCCTATTACAGCCCGGGCGTGGGTGCGGTCAGCCAAGCGATTGCCGAAAACCCAGCGGACCTACCAAAGTACACTTGGACGAACAATTTGGTCGGCGTGATTTCTGATGGCTCAGCCATTTTGGGCCTCGGTGATTTGGGACCGAAAGCCGCCATGCCGGTGATGGAAGGTAAAGCATTGCTGTTCAAGCACTTTGCGGGCGTCGATGCCGTGCCGATCGTGCTGGACGTTCATCAGCCAGAAGACATCATCACCGCCGTCAAAGCCATCGCGCCGAGCTTTGGTGCTATCAACCTGGAAGATATCGCTGCGCCAAAGTGTTTTGAGATTGAGGAGCGCTTGAAAGCGGAACTAGACATCCCCGTATTTCATGATGACCAGCACGGTACCGCGGTCGTGGTGTTAGCAGGACTAATCAATGCCGCGAAATTAACCGGACGAAACCTGGCAGACTGTAAATTTGTGGTCATTGGCGCGGGCGCAGCTGGTACGGCGATCATTAAATTATTGCATCTATACGGCGCACGGAACATTGTGGCGGTAGATAGCCGTGGCATTGTTGGCTCATCTCGCACGGATTTGAATGCAGAAAAAACTGCACTACTAGAATACATCGATGCTTCACAAACTGGCTCAATTGAAGACGCTATCACCGATGCTGACGTGTTTATTGGTGTGTCGCGCGCTGGGCTACTTACGCCTGAATTGGTACAAAAAATGGCCGACAATCCAATCATCTTTGCCCTAGCCAATCCAGTTCCAGAAATCATGCCAGACGTCGCTCGAGAGGCGGGTGTAGCAGTCATCGCCACTGGCCGCAGCGATTTTCCAAACCAGATCAATAATTCCTTGGCCTTCCCAGGCATCTTCCGCGGCGCCCTGGATCATGGTGTGAAAAAAATCACCGACCAGCATAAACTGGCGGCCGCCGAAGCGCTAGCTGGACTAGTCGAAAACCCAACTGCTGAGGAAGTCATTCCTTCGCCGTTTGACGAGCGAGTAGCGCCAACCGTCGCTCGTGTTATCACATAA